ATTTTAGCAATCCGGATCAAAGGTTTAGGTAAAGAGAAGCGAACAGCTATTTTTCCAAAATTAATTTTTACCTTAAAGAAAGGACTAAATTTTTCTCCAAGTGACCCGAACTACGATGTAAAACAACTTGCCTTAGAATGTTCTACAAAACGGATGTATCCGGATATATTAAGTTATGACAAAATTGTCAGTCTAACAGGTAGCTTTAAAGCACCGATGGGGTGTCGTTCTTTTCTACAAGGTTGGAAAGATGCAGAAGGACAAGAGGTAAACGCAGGAAGAATGAACTTGGGTGTAGTAACGCTTAATATTCCACGGATTGCTTTGGAAGCAGATGGAGATAAAGATTTATTCTGGGAAATTTTTCGCATGCGTGTTGCTGTTGCGAAGGAAGCCCTTGTTTATAAAGCAAAGCGTGTAGAAGAAGCTAGTCCAGAAAATGCTCCTATTTTGTACCAGCATGGTGCTTTCGGGAAACGTTTAATTCCAGGAGATTCTGTAAAAGAGACGTTTAAAGAGAGACGTGCGACCGTTTCAATTGGTTATATCGGTCTATATGAAGCTGCAGCAGCTTTTTATGGTGGGAATTGGGAAGAGAACGCCGATGCAAAGAACTTTACCTTGGAAATAATCCAAGCATTAAAATCTTCAGCGGATGAGTGGAGTGATGAATATGGCTATCATTTTAGTGTTTACTCTACACCAAGTGAAAGCCTGACGGATCGTTTTTGTCAATTAGATACGAATAAATTTGGAGCAATCACTGATATTACTGATAAAGGTTATTATACAAATAGCTTTCATTATGATGTTCGCAAAAATCCTACTCCCTTTGAAAAATTAGATTTTGAAAAAGACTATCCGCAATACTGTTCAGGAGGATTCATTCATTATTGTGAATATCCTAAATTAGTTACCAATCCAAAAGCCTTGGAAGCAGTATGGGATTATGCTTATGATAGAGTCGGTTATTTAGGAACGAATACACCTATTGACCACTGTTACGAATGTGATTTTCAAGGAGATTTTATACCTACGGAGAAGGGGTTTAAATGTCCTCAGTGTGGAAACCATGATCCTGCCAAATGTGACGTAGTAAAACGTACATGTGGCTACTTAGGAAATCCACAACAACGCCCGATGGTTTCTGGACGTCATAAAGAAATTAGTTCTCGTGTAAAGCACATGAAAGGATCTGAGTAAGATGGTGGTGAATCCAATTGATTGGCAATCAGCTGATTATAGTCACAACTACATTGCTGACTATAAACCGTATAATTTTGTAGACGGAGAAGGTGTCCGTTGTAGTCTGTATGTTAGTGGCTGCCTCTTTGCTTGCAAGGGTTGCTATAATAAAGTCGCCCAATCTTTTACCTATGGGAAGCCTTACACGAAAGAACTAGAGGATCAAATCATAGAGGATTTACGTGCTGAATACTGTCAAGGACTTACTTTACTAGGAGGGGAACCCTTTTTAAATACAGAAGTTGCTCTTTCTTTATGTAAAAGGGTTCGTGAAGAATTTGGGAGTACTAAAGATATTTGGAGTTGGACAGGTTATACGTGGGAAGAATTACTTTTAGCTAGTGAAGATAAGAAAGATTTATTAAATTATCTGGATGTATTAGTAGATGGTCGTTTTGAGCAAGGTTTGATGGATTTAAGCCTTGCTTTTAAAGGCAGTTCCAATCAGCGTATCCTAGATGTCCCAGCATCTTTAGAGGCAAATGAGGCCTTACTGTGGGAGCCGACTATGTAAAGGTAGCAAAGAAAATTGTGATTAACTTTTACTTCGTACGATATACTTTAATATGATAGCAAGTGAAAGTTCCTTCTTCATACATGATTCTAAGCAATTTCGTGTATCTAGAATGAAGGTGAGTTGTCACAATAAGAATGGAGTAAACTCAGCTAGAATACTTGTTTTACATATGGTATTTTAATTATAAGATAAGGAGGTTCTATTGATGAATTCAGACATCATTTTTATATTACCAGTAATTCAAATGGTATTGGTCTTCATCCTATCATTGCTTGCTGTATACACTTTGATTCTAGCTATAAAAGCACTAAAGCTGTATATTAAAAAGAAATCTTAATAGTATTACATAGGTTGGATTAGTTTAATTGTTTATATGTTTTTCTCTCTCCCTGCATTAGGAACTATTAATTATGATTTCAAAAAAAGAACCTTAGTTTAACAAGGTTCTAGGCACACGTCTGTAAGTATCTTCATACATTCATTGATAAATATCTTTTCTATGCCCAATTTCTAACATTAAAATAGTAACTGTTTCATCGTTAATATCCGCTATTAAGCGATAATCTCCAATTCTATAACGCCATTCTCCTGAACGATTAGCGACTAATCCTTTTCCATGCTGTCTAGGATCTGTACAATTGACTAGATTTTTTTTGATCCATCCCATAATTAAAAGAGATTGGTGTTTATCCATTTTTTTTAACGTTTTTTGAGCTCCTTTTTCAAACTCTACTTGATAACCCGAGCTCATATCAATCAGTCAACTCCTTCAACATATCTTCAAAGGAAATACTTTGAGAATTCTCTTTATGCTCCTTCATAGCCTGGTGATATAAACCTAAATCAATATCATCTTCTATCTTTTCTAAAACAGAGTTTCTAAATAAAGCAGATACGGTGATATTTTTAGATTTGGCATATTCTTTAATTAATTTTTCTTCTTGGGAATCAATTCTTAGTGATATAGTAGTCATTAAAATCAACCTCCTTCTTTTGTATGTACATTGTAATACAAAAGAAAGAGGTTTTCAATTTTTTCACTCTATAAAATCGATTAAATACTCACAAATTGAGTTTGATCAGTAAAAAAATAATCCTTTGGTGAAAGGATTCAGGATACACGATTCTAAGCAATTTCATGTATGAATATAAAAAACATGTATTACTTAGATCATACATGTTTTTTTGACTGGATTTCATGTGCATGATTCTTATGGATTTTCATCGTTAATTAAATACTGCTCGGTTCTATAATCTATATCGTTTTCTTCATCACGAAAAATACGTTCTCCTACAATCGTTAATTTATAACTCAAGTCATTCGCTTTTATCGTTAATTGATCTCCTTTTCGAGTAATCTCATACGTAGGATAAAACACTCCTCTTTCTAATTCCTCAAATGGAAAAGGTCTTTCTAAAAGAGGACCACTAGTCTTTTGTACATATTTTCCCTTCATACCCTCAGGCACAAAAAGAAGAGAAGCACCTTTACTCGATTCCAGAGCCATCCCTCCGGACTCTGCTATACTTACCCATTTGTTTGTTAGATCTTCTTGCTTGGTGCATGCTGCTAAACCAAATAAAAATAATATTGTTAAAATAAAATAAATAGTTTTCCTCATTTTTTAGTTTCCCCCTTACACTTTACTCCTTAATAATGCGTGCTGATGCTGGAATGGGAAGACTGATACCAGGTTTATATAGGTAACCCTCATATATGACATACGCAAGACCATCTGTCCTGTTAGTACGAGTCAACCATCCTCGGTACAGTAGTAGTCCATACTCTGGAGATTCATGGTAACGAACCTCAAGAGGAATGCTTCCTCCAAAGAATCCATTTGAAAACCATACCTTATGCGGATAAACCCATTTTTGTGTCTGAACATCTAATTGGACACTGGCTTCTACTTGTTGCAAGTCGTTATTGGTTGTTTCAGCACCTTTTATATCATTCGAATTTGATATAAACATTATAAAAAAAGCGAAACAAATTAAGAATTTAAAATACTATTTTTCTTGATCAATCATAGTAGGAACGTATGGCCCTTTGTAAATAAAACCTGCATATGTTACTACATATTCAGTAGATGATTCGTACCATTCTCTAATAGGAATATATCCAGCATGACCCCATGGAGATGTAATCCAAAGATGTTGAGGAAAGAATATTTTCCCTTTTACGCAGGAAGCAACACTACTACAATAATATTTTTTATTGTAACGAACTACTCTCCCAACTTCTACAGAATTAGACAGAGTAGTTACTCCATCTACACTAGAATACTCCGAAGCACTAGCCATAGAAGTACCCAAAATAGAAAAAAATAAAAAAGTAATCAACAGTAACTTTGGAATCTTTTTAAACTCATTCTTTTTCATTGAACTCCCTCTTTCTATTTGGTTTTATTTATTAAATTATAACAGCATTAAACGCTTACTTAACTAAATATTCAATATGAATATTTAGTTAAGTAAGCGTTTAAATTTTTTAAAACATCAGTAATGATATTTACATTAGATGTTTGTCAGTTTGTTTCTAAAACTTTTGATTAAAATATAGTTTATTTTTGGTTTTTTTAAAATGCTAATTATGATAAGTCTAAA
The Jeotgalibaca sp. MA1X17-3 genome window above contains:
- the nrdD gene encoding anaerobic ribonucleoside-triphosphate reductase, which codes for MLQEETIITTQEGHLPTRLQIQKKDGHLEPYQTNKLQRALAKALKSVKPEAEAIQVAKYLAAETEEENYLPVEGILTGFDMDRIVKKVLTAHGYFSAWGMYQEYQARKEAMREKNRDMDSMIQKLLNKDKSIVNENANKDSEVFNTQRDLTAGTVAKAIGMRMLPLQVANAHEKGEIHYHDLDYTPYSPLSNCCLIDFENMFTNGFKIGNADVDSPRSIQTAAAQTAQIIANVASSQYGGCSFDRIDEVLAPYAELNYQKHKAEADKWIEGSERQEEYIMERTKKDIYDAMQSLEYEINTLYTSQGQTPFTSLGFGLGTSWFEREIQKAILAIRIKGLGKEKRTAIFPKLIFTLKKGLNFSPSDPNYDVKQLALECSTKRMYPDILSYDKIVSLTGSFKAPMGCRSFLQGWKDAEGQEVNAGRMNLGVVTLNIPRIALEADGDKDLFWEIFRMRVAVAKEALVYKAKRVEEASPENAPILYQHGAFGKRLIPGDSVKETFKERRATVSIGYIGLYEAAAAFYGGNWEENADAKNFTLEIIQALKSSADEWSDEYGYHFSVYSTPSESLTDRFCQLDTNKFGAITDITDKGYYTNSFHYDVRKNPTPFEKLDFEKDYPQYCSGGFIHYCEYPKLVTNPKALEAVWDYAYDRVGYLGTNTPIDHCYECDFQGDFIPTEKGFKCPQCGNHDPAKCDVVKRTCGYLGNPQQRPMVSGRHKEISSRVKHMKGSE
- the nrdG gene encoding anaerobic ribonucleoside-triphosphate reductase activating protein codes for the protein MVVNPIDWQSADYSHNYIADYKPYNFVDGEGVRCSLYVSGCLFACKGCYNKVAQSFTYGKPYTKELEDQIIEDLRAEYCQGLTLLGGEPFLNTEVALSLCKRVREEFGSTKDIWSWTGYTWEELLLASEDKKDLLNYLDVLVDGRFEQGLMDLSLAFKGSSNQRILDVPASLEANEALLWEPTM
- a CDS encoding type II toxin-antitoxin system RelE/ParE family toxin, with product MSSGYQVEFEKGAQKTLKKMDKHQSLLIMGWIKKNLVNCTDPRQHGKGLVANRSGEWRYRIGDYRLIADINDETVTILMLEIGHRKDIYQ
- the relB gene encoding type II toxin-antitoxin system RelB family antitoxin, with amino-acid sequence MTTISLRIDSQEEKLIKEYAKSKNITVSALFRNSVLEKIEDDIDLGLYHQAMKEHKENSQSISFEDMLKELTD